Proteins co-encoded in one Brassica oleracea var. oleracea cultivar TO1000 chromosome C4, BOL, whole genome shotgun sequence genomic window:
- the LOC106338468 gene encoding uncharacterized protein LOC106338468, which yields MVSELLAIYGATLNKVEAVGQEGAAGRNHMTPNEKIFVRLNTNINVPIRVGNGAVMISKGKGDIKVMTKKGKRIIRDVLLVPNLGKSLLSIPQIITNGYQVTFKRSKCIIHDQAGRKIGEIPMVNKSFHIKWSTEEETAMVANEDIAELWHNRLGHTCFTNKRDVERLTKVQH from the coding sequence ATGGTATCAGAGCTCCTTGCGATCTATGGAGCCACTCTGAACAAAGTGGAAGCTGTAGGCCAAGAGGGTGCAGCAGGAAGAAATCACATGACACCAAATGAGAAGATTTTTGTCAGGCTCAACACAAACATAAATGTTCCAATACGAGTTGGAAATGGAGCTGTGATGATATCAAAAGGAAAAGGAGATATTAAGGTGATGACCAAGAAAGGCAAAAGAATCATAAGAGATGTGCTTCTTGTCCCCAATCTCGGAAAAAGTCTCCTTAGTATCCCTCAAATCATTACAAATGGGTATCAAGTTACCTTTAAAAGAAGTAAGTGCATTATTCATGATCAAGCTGGAAGAAAGATAGGAGAAATTCCAATGGTGAACAAAAGCTTCCACATCAAATGGTCTACCGAAGAAGAGACAGCAATGGTTGCAAATGAAGATATTGCTGAGTTATGGCATAATAGACTTGGGCATACATGCTTTACAAACAAAAGAGATGTTGAGAGGCTTACCAAAGTTCAACACTAG
- the LOC106338469 gene encoding glutathione S-transferase T3-like has product MDYPYTSGSNFVDLLQSQQNVFGSSNLGVESPVFGTQQSLDSNLGVESPVERRERRKWTPSDDILLISSWLNTSKDPVVGNEQRSGAFWSRIASFFATSQKGGGCERREPMHCKQQWQKINDSVCKFCGWYEAATREKTSGQNETDVLKKAHEIFYNNHKKKFNLEHAWMELRNDQKWCDLSSTKQAGSSKKRKLDDGAQSSASRLSESKTSEADDGNTRPPGAKASKARGKKTVEGMGLSQFQSMWSIKQEDLAMKERLSKMALLDSLIGKKEALSQGEEALKTKLINDLLAN; this is encoded by the coding sequence ATGGATTATCCATATACGAGTGGGTCAAACTTTGTTGATCTTCTTCAAAGTCAACAAAATGTTTTTGGTTCTAGCAACCTCGGTGTAGAGAGTCCTGTATTTGGAACTCAACAGAGCCTGGATAGCAACCTCGGTGTAGAGAGTCCTGTGGAGCGCCGAGAACGCAGGAAATGGACGCCCTCAGATGACATTTTGCTCATCAGTTCATGGCTCAACACGAGTAAAGATCCAGTAGTGGGTAATGAGCAAAGATCAGGGGCTTTCTGGTCACGCATTGCCTCCTTCTTTGCCACAAGCCAGAAGGGTGGAGGCTGCGAAAGGAGAGAGCCGATGCACTGTAAGCAGCAGTGGCAGAAGATCAACGACAGCGTGTGTAAGTTCTGTGGCTGGTACGAGGCTGCAACCAGGGAGAAGACCAGCGGACAAAATGAGACAGATGTTCTCAAAAAAGCGCATGAGATCTTCTACAACAACCATAAAAAGAAGTTTAACCTTGAGCATGCGTGGATGGAGCTGCGCAATGACCAGAAGTGGTGTGATCTTTCAAGCACAAAACAGGCTGGAAGCTCAAAAAAGAGGAAGTTGGACGATGGTGCACAATCATCAGCCTCTCGCTTGTCTGAAAGCAAGACTTCTGAAGCTGATGACGGCAACACTCGTCCACCGGGTGCAAAAGCATCTAAGGCGCGTGGTAAGAAGACGGTTGAGGGGATGGGGCTGTCTCAGTTTCAGTCAATGTGGTCTATTAAACAGGAAGATCTTGCCATGAAAGAAAGGCTGTCCAAGATGGCTCTGCTTGACAGTCTTATTGGAAAAAAAGAGGCACTGTCTCAGGGTGAAGAAGCTCTGAAGACGAAGCTGATTAATGACTTGTTGGCTAATTAG
- the LOC106338470 gene encoding uncharacterized protein LOC106338470: MGGSPPSGDSVRSVKDYRLQVATSQKWPTKPTSYPPITFSPNDAEGVHAPHNDPLLVVLGIGEYDVTKILIDTGSSVDLIFRGTLQKMGVDLDDVKASSRTLTEFNGSSETILGTIRLLVRACGVTRTVKFAVVSTKAPCHAILGTPWLHSMQAVPSTYHQCVKFPGTDGRIKTLRGDQKAARDLLVATVKLQRSSLPVNSVSPPTSKFCSQESEVLELPIDDADQSRTVRVGAILSEEMQQSILDFLRKNVSTFAWSMADMKGIDPTITTHELNVDPTFKPIRQKRLVKKKNGKWRVCVDFTDLNKACPKDSYPLPNIDRLDESTAGNEMLTFMDAFSRYNQIMMHPDDREKTAFITDKGTYCYKVMPFGLKNAGATYQRLVNKMFADKLGITMEVYIDDMLVKSLHATDHLRHLQECFETLNKYGMKLNPAKCTFGVSSGEFLGYIVTQRGIEANPQSKYPLSTDKCLPFYDLLRGNKRFIWDEKCEDAFTQLKQYLTTPPVLAKPDVGDVLSLYVAVSQAAVSSVLLKEDRGEQKPIFYTSRRMTGPETRYPTLEKMALAVVEAARKLRPYFQSHSVELKLDAARRWIVDHQGSGCQSPTTVPDRRTNQAVFQFWLSLIKQRSRVRISDCWTPLSKSRQFSGDYDARNDRMDAYLKIVQSLAAEFEFFELIKVPRGENVCADALAAPGSKLRDQVKRTIPIHRIEKPSIDIPTDQTLVAPVIEPATPDDDGFGPDWRTEFIDYLSKGELPTEKWAAHRLKTRSAHYVVLDDELHRWTASKVLLKCIHGDETARVMAETHEGAGGNHSGGRALAIKVRSLGFFWPTMNADCESYARSCDKCQPEAYAQVTDKEVRGFVWKNIICRHGLPYEIVTVNGSQFMSGNFKEFCGKWNIRLSPSTPRYPQGNGQAESSNKLNIDGIKKRLDLKKGHWADELDGVLWSHRTTPRG; the protein is encoded by the exons ATGGGAGGCTCCCCTCCTAGCGGAGACTCTGTTCGTTCTGTAAAAGACTATCGTCTACAAGTCGCGACTTCCCAGAAGTGGCCGACTAAACCAACAAGTTATCCTCCGATAACCTTCTCACCAAACGACGCTGAAGGAGTTCACGCTCCCCATAATGATCCTCTTCTCGTCGTCCTTGGAATTGGAGAGTATGATGTCACCAAGATCCTCATTGACACCGGAAGTTCCGTCGACCTCATCTTCCGAGGAACTCTGCAGAAGATGGGAGTTGATCTTGACGACGTAAAAGCGTCCTCCAGAACGTTAACCGAATTCAATGGATCCTCCGAAACTATCTTGGGAACGATCCGCCTCCTGGTACGCGCGTGTGGCGTTACTCGAACGGTTAAGTTTGCCGTTGTAAGCACAAAAGCTCCGTGTCACGCTATACTCGGCACCCCTTGGCTACACTCGATGCAAGCCGTTCCTTCCACCTACCACCAGTGCGTCAAGTTCCCTGGTACGGACGGAAGGATAAAAACGTTGCGAGGGGATCAAAAGGCCGCTAGGGATCTCCTAGTCGCCACAGTCAAACTCCAACGGTCATCTCTACCCGTTAATTCTGTGTCTCCCCCAACCTCAAAATTCTGTTCCCAGGAAAGCGAGGTTCTCGAGTTACCTATTGACGATGCCGATCAAAGTCGAACCGTAAGGGTTGGTGCAATCCTTTCTGAGGAAATGCAGCAGTCAATTCTGGATTTCCTCAGGAAGAACGTGTCTACATTCGCTTGGTCTATGGCAGACATGAAGGGCATTGACCCGACTATAACGACTCACGAACTAAACGTCGACCCAACATTCAAACCTATCCGCCAGAAGCGAC TCGTCAAAAAGAAAAATGGCAAGTGGCGCGTCTGCGTCGACTTTACCGACTTAAATAAAGCCTGTCCAAAGGATAGTTATCCTCTTCCCAACATCGACCGTTTAGACGAGTCTACGGCTGGAAACGAGATGCTAACCTTCATGGACGCCTTCTCTAGATACAATCAAATAATGATGCACCCGGATGATCGCGAGAAGACGGCCTTCATCACAGATAAGGGAACCTACTGCTATAAGGTCATGCCGTTCGGTTTGAAGAACGCCGGAGCAACCTATCAACGACTTGTGAACAAGATGTTCGCAGACAAGCTGGGCATCACCATGGAAGTGTACATCGATGACATGCTGGTTAAGTCGCTCCATGCCACTGACCACCTCCGTCATCTGCAAGAATGCTTCGAAACTCTCAACAAATACGGCATGAAGCTGAACCCAGCAAAGTGCACATTCGGAGTCTCTTCAGGCGAGTTCCTCGGCTACATAGTCACGCAGCGAGGAATCGAGGCAAACCCCCAAAGCAAATATCCACT ATCCACCGACAAGTGCCTGCCCTTTTACGATCTCTTACGAGGAAACAAGAGGTTCATTTGGGACGAGAAGTGCGAGGATGCATTTACCCAACTCAAGCAGTACCTGACAACACCTCCAGTACTCGCTAAGCCGGACGTCGGTGATGTTCTATCTCTTTATGTCGCAGTGTCACAAGCTGCAGTCAGCAGCGTTCTGCTAAAGGAAGACCGCGGTGAACAAAAGCCCATATTCTACACGAGCAGGCGCATGACCGGACCAGAGACGCGATACCCAACCCTGGAGAAGATGGCTTTAGCAGTCGTCGAAGCAGCGAGAAAGCTTCGACCATATTTCCAGTCACATTCAGTGGAG CTCAAACTGGACGCTGCACGTCGATGGATCGTCGACCACCAAGGGAGCGGGTGCCAGAGTCCAACAACAGTCCCCGACCGGCGAACTAATCAGGCAGTCTTTCAGTTTTGGCTTTCCCTCATCAAACAACGAAGCAGAGTACGAATCTCTGATTGCTGGACTCCGCTTAGCAAAAGCCGTCAATTCAGCGGCGACTACGATGCCCGCAACGACCGAATGGACGCCTATCTCAAAATAGTGCAAAGCCTGGCAGCAGAGTTCGAGTTCTTCGAACTCATCAAAGTTCCCAGAGGCGAAAATGTCTGCGCTGACGCCCTCGCGGCCCCCGGCAGCAAGCTTCGTGATCAAGTTAAACGAACCATCCCGATACATCGTATCGAGAAACCAAGCATCGATATACCAACCGACCAAACCCTCGTTGCCCCGGTCATCGAACCCGCTACTCCAGACGACGACGGATTTGGTCCAGATTGGAGAACTGAGTTCATCGACTACCTCTCAAAGGGAGAACTCCCAACCGAAAAATGGGCAGCTCACCGACTAAAAACACGCAGCGCCCATTACGTCGTTCTCGACGATGAACTACACCGATGGACCGCGAGTAAAGTGCTCCTAAAATGCATCCATGGCGACGAGACAGCAAGGGTCATGGCAGAGACGCACGAAGGCGCTGGCGGAAATCATTCAGGCGGACGTGCATTAGCGATCAAAGTAAGGAGCTTGGGATTCTTCTGGCCAACAATGAACGCAGACTGCGAGTCTTACGCGAGAAGCTGCGACAAGTGCCAAC CTGAAGCATACGCTCAAGTCACAGACAAAGAAGTCCGCGGTTTCGTCTGGAAAAACATTATTTGCCGCCACGGTTTGCCTTATGAGATCGTTACCGTTAACGGATCGCAGTTCATGTCAGGCAACTTCAAGGAGTTCTGTGGCAAATGGAACATTCGACTAAGCCCCTCCACTCCTCGTTACCCGCAAGGTAATGGCCAGGCAGAATCCTCCAATAAACTCAACATCGATGGCATTAAAAAGCGTCTGGACCTGAAAAAGGGTCACTGGGCTGACGAGCTCGACGGAGTCCTATGGAGCCATCGCACAACGCCGCGAGGATAG